In Bos mutus isolate GX-2022 chromosome 2, NWIPB_WYAK_1.1, whole genome shotgun sequence, one DNA window encodes the following:
- the RUFY4 gene encoding RUN and FYVE domain-containing protein 4 produces the protein MAKEGAVLKMTRDLKAAVSAILQGYGAGQQPVTDTSAELHRLCGCLELLLQFDQKEQKSFLRPRKDYWDFLCAALWQQRGDTEPVRFVHSLDKLKTPLGKGRAFIRFCLAHGQLAESLQLCLLNPEFTREWYGPRSPLVCPELREDILDSLYALNGMTFDLDLQRPDLDGAWPMFSESHCSNSSRTRGRRPRKTKESPKEISATYGNSTEVHLEEPHTSQASCLQDAPRKDGLAGLPRSQQHRHHPHFLEKKKEDPRSLGCPPSMWELDGEEFQQDQEKGVPRTEICLEDSTPTIQGQGEGAREPLKEVAGSEAEGKGALLGVEGQRTTKGTHEGEAERSHIHRLLASSPKGTIGDVVSWGKHDGKVPSIPGELWILQGLGTKEDSTSEKPQEQTGVTSVTRREEQAEMALQDVVKSLRYGLQKTQEQAQHQEQMLKEQEGELKALQEQLSRCQEERARLQAELEQKQREAERKDAVYEEELGGQRDLVRAMKSRVLELIQEKDILWQKVQHLSSMAPGCCVVCSKIFGRLSRRYPCRLCGGLVCHACSVDYKKRERHCPPCSQRRDAQVL, from the exons ATGGCCAAAGAAGGGGCTGTCCTCAAGATGACCAGGGACCTGAAAG CTGCTGTCTCTGCCATCCTTCAAGGCTACGGGGCTGGGCAGCAGCCGGTGACAGACACCAGTGCTGAGCTGCACAGACTCTGTGGCTGCCTGGAGCTTCTGCTGCAG TTTGACCAGAAAGAGCAGAAGAGCTTCCTGAGGCCTCGGAAAGACTATTGGGACTTCCTCTGTGCGGCCCTGTGGCAGCAGCGGGGGGACACGGAGCCAGTCCGCTTCGTCCACTCACTGGACAAG TTGAAGACTCCACTGGGGAAAGGCCGGGCCTTCATCCGCTTCTGCCTTGCCCACGGACAACTGGCCGAGTCCCTGCAGCTCTGCCTCCTGAACCCAGAGTTTACCAG GGAGTGGTATGGCCCCCGGAGCCCTCTGGTGTGCCCTGAACTCCGGGAAGACATCCTGGACTCCCTCTATGCTCTCAACGGGATGACCTTCGACTTGGACCTGCAGCGGCCAGACTTGGATGGGGCCTGGCCCATGTTCTCAGA gtccCACTGCTCCAATTCCAGCCGGACCCGGGGAAGAAGACCCAGAAAGACCAAAGAGTCCCCAAAGGAG ATATCAGCCACATATGGGAACTCCACAGAAGTCCACCTGGAGGAGCCACACACAAGCCAAGCCAGCTGTCTGCAAGATGCACCCAGGAAAGACGGGTTGGCTGGACTTCCCAGGTCCCAGCAACACAGGCATCATCCCcactttttggaaaagaagaaggaggatCCCAGGAGCCTTGGGTGCCCCCCAAGCAtgtgggaactagatggggaggAGTTTCAGCAAGACCAGGAGAAAGGAGTTCCAAGGACAGAGATCTGCCTGGAGGACTCAACACCCACcatccagggacagggggagggaGCCAGAGAGCCCCTGAAGGAGGTGGCAGGGTCAGAGGCTGAGGGCAAGGGAGCTTTGCTGGGCGTGGAGGGCCAGAGGACAACAAAGGGGACTCATGAAGGGGAAGCAGAGAGGAGTCATATCCATAGACTGCTGGCCTCCAGCCCCAAAGGGACAATAGGGGATGTAGTGTCATGGGGCAAGCATGATGGGAAGGTGCCTAGTATCCCAGGGGAGCTCTGGATCCTTCAGGGCCTGGGAACCAAGGAAGACTCCACCTCAGAGAAGCCTCAAGAGCAGACAGGAGTGACCAGTGTGACCAGGAGGGAGGAACAAGCAGAGATGGCCTTGCAGGATGTCGTCAAG AGCCTCAGATATGGGCTGCAGAAAACCCAGGAGCAAGCCCAGCACCAGGAGCAGATGCTGAAGGAGCAGGAAGGGGAGCTGAAGGCACTGCAGGAGCAGCTCAGCAG GTGTCAGGAGGAGAGGGCCCGGCTGCAGGCGGAGCTGGAGCAGAAGCAACGGGAGGCTGAAAGGAAGGACGCCGTGTATGAGGAGGAGCTTGGCGGGCAGCGGGACCTGGTCCGAGCCATGAAGAGTCGGGTGCTGGAGCTGATTCA AGAGAAGGATATTCTGTGGCAGAAAGTCCAGCATCTCTCGTCCATGGCCCCGGGATGCTGCGTCGTCTGCAGCAAGATCTTTGGCCGGTTGTCTCGGCGGTACCCATGCAG GCTCTGTGGAGGCCTGGTTTGCCATGCCTGCTCTGTGGATTACAAGAAGAGAGAGCGCCACTGCCCACCCTGCTCCCAGAGGAGAGACGCCCAGGTTCTCTGA